The DNA sequence ACTCCAAAACAATTACTGCCTGTGGCATAGATTGTGATAAGTATCAAATCACCACTAGAAGACCTAATTGCCATGGTCATGCATAAAACTACTGCAATATCTGAATGGATATATATAGAACAGTCACTTACATtaccataaatttttttgatggaAAAAACCAAGGTTAAAAACCAAAGTAGTAAATTAGAAAGCACACCTTCAGTGAGCAGCACATGATAGCATCTGAGAGATGCCACAGTGTTTTTAGGATGGTCTCACTCCCTTCACCACTGGATTTGAGTAGCTCCACACCCAGGTAGCACCTATAGCTGTGAAACAAGGAAGAAGTATTCAGCTGaccattttatgaaatataGCAAAAGCTTTACAGTGCGTGTCAGGGTTAGGTTACATTGTGACCAACAGACAGATCTACTCAAAATTGAAAACTACAGCAACCCTTTAGCTTGATTCCCACAATTCAGAAAGCGGAGTCGAAAAGTTCCATATCCTTGTGATTAAACCAGCAATAATATCCTAAAATAGTGTAAAATCATGAACAGTGtgctatatttattttcattttggcagGAGAAAACACAAAGCTATTAAGCATATCAATGTGGCAATGCTCCATCAAGTTCATAGATTGTTTGGTTTCAGTTAAGGTGGAAAGGACATGCTAATAGGTTATAATGAAAGCATTTAATCAACACCGTTGGATAGAACTTGTTCCCCAAAGGAATATAACCAGCAACTATTAATATTCCAAGTCCATCTTGTTATGCACTGAAAACgttataccttaattttttttaattaaccttTCAAAACTGAGATAAATAAATCCCtcacaaataaagaaaataaaaggagatTAATACTTTGAGAGAGGAATATGCACCACCTTAATCAAGCAGTCACATTTTTATCTCTTTCAATATCCTCTTAAAGTTTAAATTGATAAACAAAATCTTAATCTGGCATAATGACTCCCTCTACCTCCTAAAACATCAATAGCAAAGTGTTGCTGTCATCAAGATTCCATACATGCAAGGTAGAGAATTAAAGAGGCACACCTATAGCTGTGACTGATCCAACGAGCAAGTGTGTGCGCTTCAGGAGTGCCCAGTGGTGGCCGAAGACCAGCATGGGAACTTAAATGCGAAGGAGAGAGAGCTAATGCCACCCTCTGAACAGATGATATAATGCTGCGGACATACTGCCGAGCCATGGATGCTACATTTTCTTGTAGGTGGCTTTCGAATGCAAATTCAAATGCAATTGTCATAACAGATCTAGTATTGCCACCATTAACAGAATAATCATTTGATGATCTATTCCCAGCTGGCCCAATCTCAAGAGCAGATGCAAGGTCTAGGGTGCGATTTGGACTGGAGGCTTCCTGCATCATTGGACAATTCATTGATTAAAGAAAAGTCAAAGAAAAAGGCAAGAGAAACTAAAGGAATACAACAGTTAATGTGATTTAAATGCTAACCTTCCCAGAATCAAGAGGGATGATGCGAAAACCAGAAGGCAGAAGAGGTGCATCATCAGCAAAAGAAGCGTCAATGGGAGCAAATATGAGTTCAGCACAGGTGCCAACAGCATTCTCATCCATTCCACTGCATAGCTGTTGAAACAGTGTAAACAGAGACATCAATAATGTCAACAACTAACAGGTCATGACAACAAAAGAAGATACCTACTAAGATAGCATGTTCAACGAACTTCAGAAATCTCAACACAATGAATTGTCACATATCTGGTAGTGCAAAggcacaaccaaaaactttgaAATAGGAAAACATATGGAAAggtatgattttggtttaacaCTAGCACCATAAGAAGTGACAGCATAAATAAAACCTGTGATTCCATATTTAAACAGAAGAAAAGCTAATCTCAGTAACAAACTGGCACTGCAATCAAAGTTCTCTAACATTCAGAATAATTACACTCACTCCAAGATAAACAAGCATCATATCCCAAGTACACATGATTGGAACTCAACAAAGAAAATCCAAATAAGATCCAAAAGACACAAATTACcatttaatttcaaaacacTACATGTGTGTTTAGGAGTTTTCTCCTCTTACACATTTTAATGCACTACTGGAGCCAAATCTAACCCAATTGAGGTCAAATAGAATTTTTCAACCCAACTGTAACCTTAAGTGTATAAAAACTTGTCAAAGCACATCCAACAACCCAGCCAAGTCGCAGCACCAATTGTGACTAATGTGACACACACCATCTTCCAGGAAATCCAACTTGGGCATTCTAAGAGAGGAAATTGCACCTAAATGTAGCACTAAATTGAGTGTGTTAAAACCTGTTTGCAGAAAATTCATTTGGAACTCTGAATCTATGCTAGTTCAGAAGAAGGGGCTCTGGACAAGTAGGTTATAGCTTAAAATAGCCTCAGCctcttttttttatctaatataggacaacaaatataaatacaaGACAAGCAATTTGGAGAAATAATGCTTACTTGCAAGAGAAACATGTCTCTAGGCATCATTGCATCTTCAGGACAATGGCCGACACCTTCCAGCTTAATGACCTCCAAGAACTAATAAGCACAAAAACAAATATCTCATTCACAAGTCTGAAGCAAACATTCTTCAATAATCTTGAATTAGCTTTTAAAATAACAAACTATGAATAGATTGCTTGCCTCTTCATGCTCAATAGTGTGAGCCAGTGGAAGTATGACTTGGCTCCCAAAACTTCCAACTCGAGACCCTGGCAAACTACAGGGACCAACTTTTACAGCTGCAGCTGAGTAAGCATCAATATTGTTGTCTGCCCATTCTGATCTGTGCTCCCGCAGAAACCTAAGAAGTATTGCTGGAGGCACATTCTGAAAATGATAAATAGTGAACAGAACATCAGAACAAGATATAAAGCCTTTAAACAAAGAGATTAATATCAAGAAAATGGAGGCCCCCAACCATGACCAATTGAGCCACAATCAATGTCTTCGTATTTTTCATAAGGGGATGCAACCCAGCCTTCTGCAACCCAAGAACCAAACCAAACTTGTTTGGTTTGGTTCTCAATTGAGAACTAGGGTAATTGGAATCAACACTAGAAATGGACCATTATGCTTGTgctaaaaaggagaaaaaagtgTTAGCAGATATAGGAACCAGGATTTCCCTTCCTAGACGCAAGGTGCACAAAAGGTGCTAAAGCAAAAGCATCACATTGTGGGTACTGTCTCATATTCACTGTACAGAGAAAGCTCCCCTCTGCCATCCAGTATAAATTAATACTCCCCCAACCTCCCCAAGCTTTTCACAGTAAATTTAGTAGGACTTCACATCAACCCATTATCATGGTACTTGGATATGAGTTCGTTAATGACTTCCAAGGGAAAGGTTGAGACATGAGCTTGGTTATTTACTCCTACCTTTTAACAATAATTGGCGTACTCTTTACTTAGTTAAGTAATTGCTATTATTCTTATTTGGTTTCATTTAATCTACTGCATGGTTTGTTTTGGGAAACACAAATTCATGGTCTGGTtcgagtgaaaaaaaaatatcaacaagcCAGCTTTTGGTCAAATAAGTTCTTATTTGCTGCCAGTCGGATATCCAGCATAGATAACTACAAAGACAGCTTTGACAATTTAGAGGGCAAGATAATGATTACTGCAACACTTGCAAGACAGATTAGATAATACAAGGTCTGAAAACTCAGCAATAACCTGTTGGATCAGGAAAAGACAAAGACAAATGTTGGTTTCCCCATGTAAGCAAATTATGAACTTCTTCCTCTAGTTTGATAGGGAACACGTCTTAACACTGAGCTACATAGGCAATGGCACGTGCTTTAAGAGAAGGCCCAAGAAAAGACTTATGGACCAAATTTacatttacttgttttaatttgcTAAATTAAATGAAAGGATAGAACCATAGTAAACTTCCGCAATAATGCTTGGACAGCATTTGTCAAATTGATAGGTGAATTTACAAATCCAATGTGGCATTATATAAACACAACAAAGAAATATAGAATTCAATGAACTTTTTATCAATAGTTCCCATTAATCATCCagaacatttgaaaattttcagtgTACTAACCTGCAAAAGCATTGATGCTTTAGCGCATAACACAGCATTGCTGACTGCAGGAAATCCATTAGCAAAGGAAAGATTTAAGCCTGTTAGTTTCTCAGGAGATGAGTTCACAAGGATGGTAACGTCATCAATGCCATCATTTCCCATCATTGACCACCCTTCATCAGTAAACCCATTGAGAGCCTCATTAAAACCTCTGCAAGAAATCATATATTAGAATCTGAAACAAGAAATGTGCAAGCCACCATCAAATGACTAAAAATGCAACCACCTGCTCAGCCTCTGGCTAAGCGCTCGCAGTGCTGCAGGTCGTCTACCCCAACCAGTGACATTAGACTGAGAAACCTCCTGAGCTATTTGTCTCAGCTGGCGCAAAGCCTGCAAAAAAATGAGACTATTAAAATAGGAGACCCTCCTACCAGACCAATTTACAAAAGCATCATTTTTAAGTATGAAAGTATCTCTTTGGCTGATTACAAATGTCCTTGAAGATAAAAGATCATTCAGGATATCACTGGTTAGCTAACACATACATCATATCTGAGAGTAGcagttaaaagttataaattcaCCCACAGGAAAAAGAATAGTCTTACCGCCATTGTTGTTTTTTGAGCAAGCACTGTTGATGATTCATACAGAGGACGCAACACTTCAGGCACACTCCATGGCTAGGAGATGAAATGAACATGATAAAGTCATCATCCAGTTTTTGATAGTCAAATGTTTCATAATCAAGTACAGGAAACATGATGAACTAAACATATAAGGTTAACATTTGTGTATCGACTAATAAAAAACTACATAAAAATAAGGATGAGGTTTCTTACCTCTAAATCCATATGATCAACAATATGTATGATTGAACCACCCCCTTCACAAGGTCTTATCAAGTAGCCACTTGGCAGCATTTCTGCTCTCACAAAATGCTGCACTGGTGGCATGCTTGGACCATTCTGAGTATTTTTAAGTGATCTTTCACAGACCTGAGCATTACATCAGAAAATTTGAATGACTTCAAGATAGTTGATTGATGGGAGGAAAACAATAGAACAAGGCTAAGAGGACAATTCAGTCAAGAAGACTTTATGAACACATACCACAAGACTTCCATCCTCCATAACAGAAGTATAACGTAACAACCAGAAGTCACGAGCAGGCGCCAACGTAGTAGGCGCATAGAGCTAAgtcacaaaatttcaaaagcaTAATAAGCAGTTGTGCATAAaacctcaaccagttgaacAATTATTTAACAATGATCACCTACCTGCATATAAAGCAGCTCAATAGTTCCACCATTTGCAGTGGGCAACACATTCAGCACATCCACGGCACGGCAATCGCGAAACCAGGATGGCCGATCCTTGAGGATCTCTGCAACCTGAATGGAATGAAgccaattaattatttaataagctgcagaaaggaagaaacaaaaagataaaaccCAACTTACCCTTGTAGGCTCTAGACCCACCAGGCCGCAGGCTCGTGCTGCCACTCCAGTGCAACCATGAGAAATAGCAACGATTCCAATGGAATCCGGACCAGGCTGCACATGTCATACAAAGTTTTCAAAGGAAAATACTATCAACCAAGTCATGGAGAGAGAAATTTCGGCAGCAAAAGTTATAAAGGAATACCCTTTAGATAAGTCACACACTTCAAGAGAATATTGGTTGCATTGAGTATTAAATTATTCCATTTtgccaatataaaaataattaattatttaaataattaatagatAATATATGCAAAATAAAGGTACTGAAAGATACCTTCATTCCAGGCATTTGGACCCACTCTACAGCAGTTCCAGTGGCCTTTGAAAGAAACTCTGTTAAAGTCTCTTCTGCAATGGACAAAAGCCTGGAAAAAATATTAGCATAAACTTATAAGCCACACACAACAAGGTGGTCACAAAGCACGATGACAGAAAAGGACCTAACAACCATATCCCCACTAACCCTGCAGGACTAGCATCCCTGGGCGGATGCTGAGGGGTCAAGTGGTGTTGACCGCTCGTCACCACCGACTCACAACTTGTGTCTTTTGTGGCAAGCGTTGTCTGCAAGAATGCCAAGAAAACAACCGCATCAAAAAACCCAGATAattcaaaagtaaaaacaaaagaCAACAACTACAgcattatgaaagaaaaaagggggGGTCTGAATTTGGTAGCCAAGAAACCACAggaaaacaagggaaaataaaaattaagactTTAGATTTGCACTTTTTTGGTtcacaaataaatgaaataatcaacTTGAAATTTTGCATAATCATCTGAATTAAGTTGAGGGTTTTCCATATATCTACTCCTATCATAAAATCTACTTTATTCAGAAGAATCagaacctttaaaaaaaaagaaaaagaaaacggAAAAAAATCGTCAGAGACAATATGGCTGGAGACGAGAAAGCATATAAGGAGTTCTCACGTTCTGGGTATGTTGGCGGAAGTAGCCATTCTCATACACCAGTTGAGACACCTGCTTCTGCAACCTATCGTTCTCCTCCATCAAAAGCTTGTTCATGGCGGTCAGCTTCCTATTCACAGCTTGGAGGCGAGACGCCTCTTTCCTCTGCTTCTCTCGGCATCTGCAAAAAGCAAAACAGAAATGCAAATGACAATGTTCTTAAGCATGCGGGACTATTAATTAATGCTTGACTGGGGTATTCAAATAAAACCATCTATTCCAGTTCAGACGAATAATGTTCCCATACcagaaaatatcatattaaaagataaaatttccTTCCCCATACTCAATTGTAACGAACCATGGTAAATATGTAAACAGACTTGGTTGGTTGATGGGAAAATGTAGAGGCGAAGAAACAATAGCTCTGAAACCAAACTTTGTGTTAACTTACCGCAACTTCATGCGACAAAAAACATTAAGACCCAAAttaattttgctttcttttcctgcattttctcatcaaccaacCAGACGGGTGCATCAAAAAGCTAAACTAAATCAGCAGCAAAACCAAACCTTCTGTTCTGGAACCAAACTTTGATTTGCTTGGGCTCAATATTGGACAGAATCGGACATTCCCGAATCAGCTGTTGGCGCCGAATAGAACTGGGTTTCGGGCACTCATGATAGAGCCTCTCCAGGGCTTCAACCTGCTCAGGTGTATACCTCACATACTTGCCATTATCCATTATGCCTTTACCATCCTTGCAGGACATTGCCATCATCACTTCAACTCCAAAAACCCACGAAGATTATCCAAAACGCAAACAACTCTCTTCTTCTATAGCGATTTCAAGCTCTGAACCGCCAATCCTAATACTTATGCAGCCTTTGAGTTAAACTTCTTCCAAAGCTTCGATATTTGAACAGTTCAAATACCCAGAACTGTAAGCAGTTATCCTTGTTTTCTCACCACGAAGCAGCGCCAAACACAAGAAAATGCAAATCTTTCGAGATCAGGGCTTTAAACCGACAACGATCTCAGCGTTACTCAAAGCACTGAAAACGTTTCCTCAAACCACCAAAAACAAAACCCTCCAAAAGCATTTTTATCACTCACAACCGCTACCACTTTCTCCCCAAAGGCACCGCCTCAACGAGTCGCCGACTCAACTCAGCTACCACTCACCATTCCCGATCCGAAACCCCTCCTAAATCTATCCACCCCACCCAGATCTAAACCTCCCGAACCACAACCACCCAGAAAACCGACTCAAACGAGTCAGAGATCTCCGAGCCCCGGACTCAGCCTCCGATACCCATCGTCCCTAACCCCCGAATTATATCACACAGAAAACACTCGCAACGTTCGATCCCGCTTCCATGACTATGCCAATACCCCGAATCAGAAGAAGGAACGGAGAAACTGTGAGAAAATCCTAggtaaaaacaagaaaaagtagGTGGATTTGGGGTTTGTGTCTAGGTTTCTTCATATCTGAGTAGCAGAAGGGGAGGTGGGGGTGGTGGTAGTGGCGAAGCTGAGGATTCTGTTTTTCATTGGATCGTCACTTTCGGCTCTTCACTGCACTGTGGCGGAAAAAATGAAGACCTGGGTTCTGGAAAAATAGGAGAGAGAGATTTTTACGTTACCGAAAATACCCTTGTGttttttttggaattgaatGCCCGGGAAAGTTGTCGGAATTGCTGAATTACCATAAGGGGATGTTGGAGATGGTCGTTGTCGGTTGTAATACCGAAATTACCCCCCTTTGGTTGGTAAAGTTAGTTGTCGACTTTATCCAACGAAAGTAAccaaataaatgtttttatgttttgtaaatatttttatgttgtgttatttaattatgaaaaaattttgtttactaGTTTATTACTTTTTcgcatttttaaaataattcttaaaataaatatttttattacattaaattgcatatcattaaaaagtatttctaatatttttaatattttatggacaaaaaattttaaatattaaaagaaatatttaaaacattttaattgtcaaatgccttttcaagtgtttttttttaaaaaaatcactatttcacattttaaaaaatatatttgatattgattttacTCAAAAGGTTTTTAgatcatttatcaaatatttattcaaaaaaacatGAGTTTTcagcatatttttaaaatttttaaaaatagtttctaaaatttattaaacaccaaatttatttttctaaaacatattttaagttaaaaatgtttcataaaatCACGACTAAACCACTCTAAATATTACtccataactttatttttattttagaagataaaaatatttaaaggaagaaaaatattttacatttaaattttttttataaaaatcaaagttacatacatatttataaaattggaaaagGCCTTTATCATTATTGGCAAACATAGGAGAAGAAgtgcaaaagaaaaagataataataataaatttaaatttaataaattatttttatatattattctaaatttattttattcattttttttcttttaacgtacaaattaaacaatttaaaatatatcattttattattaatttttatatttttatataaaaataaatgtgagaaaattaaaaataggaattatttctttttctttttcttttttatagaaAACATCTCATTATAGATGAAAAGATGAAAGGGCATTTGGGAGAGAGCGCGGCACCAAAAGTGGAGCAAAcagataaaaaaggaaaagggcaaaaggaggaaaataaggagaagaagagggGCAAAAGAGGAAAGAACGAGaagcttaaaaaaaacaaaaggaaagagagagagggtggGGGGTTTTGCGTGGGACACAGAGGACAGAATGATGAGGAATTTGCATGCGTCTCGATATTTAGGTCACATACtaaattcttatttcctttattttatttatttctattatttattatttattattattaattgaatcttattttattatttatcgaTAAGGGCCAGGCCTACGTCATCATCACACTCATCTTATCATCCCTATCTATCCATCTATCTGTATTCAACTGTATAACATGGTCGCATACATGACATGATGTGATGTGACAAGACGTTTGACATGCGTCTGATGATGATGGATGGTGGGTGTGATGTTATGTGTGTAGGGACATGTCACTGCTTACACATACCTGCATCATCACCTCTCGATGCTTCTGCCATAACACACCGTTGCAGGGCTTCAATCTACATCCGCTTGCACCGGATTACAAATTTTACTGCAAAATCTTTTTCTTACTTGGACTTaatattggattaaaaaaattcaaatcataataaaattattttaggaataatttattttttaaatatgcataatttatgttattaacTTGAACACATCATTAATTGGGGCCCACACCTGTCCTCGAGATTTGGGGAAGTTGTAATCATATCCACCGTCCATAACGCTGACATCTTAGATCATCTCCTCACGCTTGTCCACCCATCACAATGTCCTCACGTCATGCTCCCATCCACCGCATCACATGCTATGCATTCCGATGAATTCACCATCTCATCAGTCACCACTGTATAGTATTACATTCATACATGCGACATTTCCACATACATGCCATGCGATGCCAAGTCATGTCCGACGTGGCGGAGGTTTCAGAGAGGACAAGCACGAGCCGACAGGGGCCCAATGGGGCCCACTTAGGGCACTGATATGGCGGGTGACGTGGCGAAGATTTCTGGAGAATCGGGGCGGACGGCGGGAGCACGGTTGTAACGTGAACACGTATGGCGTGTTTTAGATGGGGGGCACGCCTGACATGCGATGGATATGAGGCATGATAGCGGCGGGAGCGGCAGCTGTGCTAAAGTCCACCTGGTGCGTAATATTCACTCGTTCCGTACAACGTTGTCTCCGGCATTGATGAGGGAAGATCAGTGTTATAAAGACCGAGTCAGCGGTTGAACCGGATAAGCAAATTATTAGTTCGGCGGTCTTTATTGAATAGCCGTTCACGATTAAGTCTATTGGATTCAAACATTAACGAACAAAATTCTTAACTGAAtccttttatgaaaatttattatcattttctactcctcccttttatttttcaaacttgataaaaattttaatagaatatttttataataaatgttaatcatttttaagtgaaaattaaaaaataataattatacaaatacgaTAATtgattggaaataaaattttaaaattataaaattaaattaaatttttacgatagttattaaaatttatgaggtagattcttaattttaaaacatatattcaATCTATAACCCAATAATGATACATAAAAACAATGAATCTAAACTCGATATCTTATACAAATTAAAGtcgtaataaaaaaaattaattcttttatcgtattatcataattataattagaagTTCAAATTTTTTCGTTTACGTAGCACTGCATATGAAAAATGATGATAACTTGACTTATATTATGGTACAAAACAACATGTGCAAGTATGGGTTAGTTTGGTATACCTTACGAGTCAATATCCTAACCgtttaaacttttagaaaaatttattaataagttcgACGAAAGTAATAACTTGACTTATATTATGGTATTGAATGACATGTGCAGATGCGTATTAGTTTGGTATATATTACGTGTCAACATCCTAACAGTCTAAACaaaaactaattaataaattcGATGAATGTTCaattttaacattaatttaataaaataggTTAAATCAAGAACAAATACCAAATTGATTAGGACTACACCTTAGATATTAATTGATGAATAAAACAAAACCCAATAAACAAAATGTGTCACACATTTTTCTCaatccacaccgtccaaaatcGTTGATGAAAAAATGGATGAAGATGGGCATATTCCCAACAAATTTGCAGTTGGGctttatcaataattatcaatCACTGAAGAATGATCCGAGAAGCATCCATGAGAGGCCTATTGATGATTCATCATGGAGGTGGTTTGGCCCCACCCCATCCTCCAGGCCAAGTCGAATCCAGGCTACTTCCATGAAGGAGAGACGTATTTGGACTACTACTACTACACAATGGGCAGCaccaatttttttcaatcatatctATATTTTGATTCAAAGGGGGTGACCACATGTGGAGGATGTTTCCTATTTCAATTATTTCACACAATTTCTTGATTTTGTCatgtataaataatttatcatatgcTTTGACATTACTTACTATgattgtattaaaataattggTGTTGATAATTAAGGGTTatgacataaatttatttttggtcCAACCTAATAACCCCCCAAGAAATTAGTAAATGACAGTGTGATGAAGAGAGATTTAATAATGTGTTGTCAACATTCTACATGCAATTAATTTGCATATTATTTACtgtaattatattaaaataataagtaatGATAATTAGCCTTTTTTTGGCCatgaaattgataaatgatagagATGGAGAGATCAacaatgatataaatattttttaattatgttcttgagttttataaatattaaatatgtttgattgtttttatttttattagtagctattaatgtaaaaataaaataaaatatatatttgataatgatataatagtaatatatatatatatatatatacattttgacttttgcttcttttttttttatactaactTATTTGTGTAAAAACTAATGAGACAAGCATTATGAACCTAACAATGCGTGCACACGagcaaaaaataaaggaaaaaacaagatttttaacGTGATTTAATGATCAATGTAATCTTTACATCTACGAGGTCCACCAACACTCAATAATTCACTAATCAAAATGAATAAGAAGAGTTAGTAATCCCTACATCTACGAGGTGCATCAACGCTCAATAATTCACTAATCAAAATGAATAAGAAGAGTTACGAGATGCACCAACActcaataattcatttattaaaatgaataagaaaaattacaactatgaaattctaaaaaaatctcTCAATTACGACCATACCGTGAGTTAATCGAACAACTTGACTCCCATCATCCCAAGTGAAGTGTAACAAAACTAATTCAAACTTTATAATCCAATAACCACATGTGATTTTATTAAAAGGTTTATTTGacaaaattatcataaatagttctaaaaatatatgtttgttAACTGTAGatgtttaaattaattttaatcatttttaagaacaagattttgttaaaaactcaaatatt is a window from the Vitis riparia cultivar Riparia Gloire de Montpellier isolate 1030 chromosome 9, EGFV_Vit.rip_1.0, whole genome shotgun sequence genome containing:
- the LOC117922050 gene encoding homeobox-leucine zipper protein ATHB-15 isoform X1; this encodes MMAMSCKDGKGIMDNGKYVRYTPEQVEALERLYHECPKPSSIRRQQLIRECPILSNIEPKQIKVWFQNRRCREKQRKEASRLQAVNRKLTAMNKLLMEENDRLQKQVSQLVYENGYFRQHTQNTTLATKDTSCESVVTSGQHHLTPQHPPRDASPAGLLSIAEETLTEFLSKATGTAVEWVQMPGMKPGPDSIGIVAISHGCTGVAARACGLVGLEPTRVAEILKDRPSWFRDCRAVDVLNVLPTANGGTIELLYMQLYAPTTLAPARDFWLLRYTSVMEDGSLVVCERSLKNTQNGPSMPPVQHFVRAEMLPSGYLIRPCEGGGSIIHIVDHMDLEPWSVPEVLRPLYESSTVLAQKTTMAALRQLRQIAQEVSQSNVTGWGRRPAALRALSQRLSRGFNEALNGFTDEGWSMMGNDGIDDVTILVNSSPEKLTGLNLSFANGFPAVSNAVLCAKASMLLQNVPPAILLRFLREHRSEWADNNIDAYSAAAVKVGPCSLPGSRVGSFGSQVILPLAHTIEHEEFLEVIKLEGVGHCPEDAMMPRDMFLLQLCSGMDENAVGTCAELIFAPIDASFADDAPLLPSGFRIIPLDSGKEASSPNRTLDLASALEIGPAGNRSSNDYSVNGGNTRSVMTIAFEFAFESHLQENVASMARQYVRSIISSVQRVALALSPSHLSSHAGLRPPLGTPEAHTLARWISHSYRCYLGVELLKSSGEGSETILKTLWHLSDAIMCCSLKALPVFTFANQAGLDMLETTLVALQDITLEKIFDDHGRKTLCSEFPQIMQQGFACLQGGICLSSMGRPVSYERAVAWKVLNEEENAHCVCFMFMNWSFV
- the LOC117922050 gene encoding homeobox-leucine zipper protein ATHB-15 isoform X2, with protein sequence MMAMSCKDGKGIMDNGKYVRYTPEQVEALERLYHECPKPSSIRRQQLIRECPILSNIEPKQIKVWFQNRRCREKQRKEASRLQAVNRKLTAMNKLLMEENDRLQKQVSQLVYENGYFRQHTQNTTLATKDTSCESVVTSGQHHLTPQHPPRDASPAGLLSIAEETLTEFLSKATGTAVEWVQMPGMKPGPDSIGIVAISHGCTGVAARACGLVGLEPTRVAEILKDRPSWFRDCRAVDVLNVLPTANGGTIELLYMQLYAPTTLAPARDFWLLRYTSVMEDGSLVVCERSLKNTQNGPSMPPVQHFVRAEMLPSGYLIRPCEGGGSIIHIVDHMDLEPWSVPEVLRPLYESSTVLAQKTTMAALRQLRQIAQEVSQSNVTGWGRRPAALRALSQRLSRGFNEALNGFTDEGWSMMGNDGIDDVTILVNSSPEKLTGLNLSFANGFPAVSNAVLCAKASMLLQNVPPAILLRFLREHRSEWADNNIDAYSAAAVKVGPCSLPGSRVGSFGSQVILPLAHTIEHEEFLEVIKLEGVGHCPEDAMMPRDMFLLQLCSGMDENAVGTCAELIFAPIDASFADDAPLLPSGFRIIPLDSGKEASSPNRTLDLASALEIGPAGNRSSNDYSVNGGNTRSVMTIAFEFAFESHLQENVASMARQYVRSIISSVQRVALALSPSHLSSHAGLRPPLGTPEAHTLARWISHSYRCYLGVELLKSSGEGSETILKTLWHLSDAIMCCSLKFIHARKCLSIWRVLC